Proteins from a single region of Streptomyces griseiscabiei:
- a CDS encoding winged helix DNA-binding domain-containing protein, giving the protein MTTLSLRALNRALMDRQFLLARTDRTPLEVIGRLVALQAQEPNWPYVGLWSRIRAFTQSELTALLEDGQVVRSGLLRSTQHLATADDFRRLRPLLQPVLDRTAGSPHFTRNSTGLDAASLVAEGLDLLAGGTLSRKELARRLAERHPGRDGRILAGEVELRTPLVHDAATGAWGSWGNRSAVLVTPAEVRLGQPMATAATPTAAKDSAKELIRRYLAAFGPAGVKDVQAWSGLTRLTEVVAEMRTELRRYGGPDGRDLLDLADAELPDPETPAPVRLLPAFDNVLLGHADRTRVISDEDRKRVMPGQARVRPTFLVDGRVHGTWSLDAGTLRLTPFRPLRVTDRAALEQEADRLLPFVGVTMVSWSDPVGTRSS; this is encoded by the coding sequence GTGACCACACTCTCCCTCCGAGCCCTGAACCGGGCGTTGATGGACCGCCAGTTCCTGCTGGCCCGCACCGATCGCACCCCGCTGGAGGTGATCGGGCGACTGGTCGCACTGCAGGCACAGGAGCCCAACTGGCCCTATGTCGGGCTGTGGAGCAGGATCCGCGCCTTCACGCAGTCCGAGCTCACCGCACTGCTGGAGGACGGGCAGGTGGTCCGCTCCGGTCTGCTGCGCAGTACCCAGCACCTCGCCACGGCCGACGACTTCCGTCGGCTGCGGCCGTTGCTGCAGCCCGTGCTCGACCGCACGGCCGGCTCGCCCCACTTCACCCGGAACAGCACCGGCTTGGACGCGGCGTCCTTGGTCGCCGAGGGACTCGACCTGCTCGCGGGAGGGACCCTGTCGCGCAAGGAGCTGGCCCGGCGGCTGGCCGAACGCCATCCGGGACGCGACGGGCGGATTCTGGCCGGGGAGGTGGAACTGCGCACCCCCCTCGTCCATGACGCGGCCACCGGCGCATGGGGCTCCTGGGGCAACCGGTCGGCGGTCCTGGTCACGCCCGCCGAGGTCCGGCTGGGCCAGCCGATGGCCACGGCGGCGACGCCGACTGCCGCCAAGGATTCGGCGAAGGAGCTGATCCGCCGCTATCTGGCCGCCTTCGGCCCGGCCGGAGTGAAGGACGTCCAGGCCTGGAGCGGACTGACCCGCCTGACCGAGGTCGTCGCGGAGATGCGCACCGAACTGCGCCGCTACGGCGGCCCCGACGGCAGGGATCTGCTCGATCTGGCCGACGCGGAGCTGCCCGACCCCGAGACCCCCGCCCCGGTGCGGCTGCTGCCCGCCTTCGACAACGTCCTGCTCGGCCACGCCGATCGGACCCGCGTCATCAGCGACGAGGACCGAAAGCGTGTGATGCCCGGCCAGGCACGAGTACGGCCCACCTTCCTGGTGGACGGCCGAGTGCACGGAACCTGGTCCCTCGACGCCGGGACGCTGCGGCTCACCCCGTTCCGACCGCTCCGCGTAACCGATCGGGCAGCCCTGGAACAGGAAGCTGACCGGCTGCTGCCGTTCGTGGGAGTCACGATGGTGTCCTGGAGCGACCCGGTCGGGACCCGGTCGTCCTGA
- a CDS encoding RCC1 domain-containing protein → MLADPSALAAGRRHSVGRRRDGTVLAVGRAAAEECRVDGWAEVVSVAVGNVHTARNTGRSHTVGLRSDGTVLATGWNGDGQCAVAGWRGVTAVAAGWRRTLGLLGDGRVLAVGRNAEGQCDVRSWREVVALSCGDWHSVGVRSDGSALAAGNDRRRQCAVEGWRDLTAIAAGYVHTVGLRADGRAVATGDRTTGACEVDGWEEVVALDAGSYHTVGVTASGRVLAVGDNGHGQCEVGDWRGIIAVAAGSTHTLGLRADGTVVSTGNDADGRCAVDDWSGVGFS, encoded by the coding sequence ATGCTCGCCGATCCATCGGCGTTGGCGGCGGGAAGGCGTCATTCGGTCGGACGGCGCCGGGACGGAACCGTCCTCGCCGTGGGCCGCGCCGCGGCCGAGGAATGCCGGGTCGACGGCTGGGCGGAGGTCGTCTCCGTGGCGGTCGGCAACGTCCATACGGCGAGGAACACGGGCCGGTCCCACACGGTGGGGCTCCGGTCGGACGGCACGGTGCTGGCGACGGGGTGGAACGGCGACGGGCAGTGCGCTGTCGCCGGATGGCGTGGAGTCACAGCCGTGGCCGCGGGCTGGCGCCGCACCCTCGGGCTGCTCGGCGACGGCCGCGTGCTGGCCGTCGGCCGGAACGCGGAAGGGCAGTGCGACGTACGGTCCTGGCGCGAGGTGGTCGCCCTCTCGTGCGGTGACTGGCACTCGGTCGGCGTCCGGTCGGACGGTTCCGCACTGGCCGCGGGCAACGACCGACGACGTCAGTGCGCCGTCGAGGGCTGGCGGGACCTGACCGCGATCGCCGCCGGTTACGTCCACACCGTCGGCCTCAGGGCCGACGGGCGGGCGGTGGCGACCGGCGACCGGACGACCGGGGCGTGCGAGGTCGACGGGTGGGAAGAGGTGGTGGCGCTCGACGCGGGCAGCTATCACACGGTCGGGGTCACCGCTTCCGGGCGCGTCCTCGCCGTGGGGGACAACGGTCACGGACAGTGCGAGGTCGGCGACTGGCGCGGCATCATCGCCGTGGCGGCCGGTTCGACGCACACCCTCGGTCTGCGCGCGGACGGGACAGTCGTGTCCACGGGAAACGACGCCGACGGCCGGTGCGCCGTGGACGACTGGTCGGGGGTCGGGTTTTCCTAG
- the fxsT gene encoding FxSxx-COOH system tetratricopeptide repeat protein, which produces MAEDPGAPPGPDHGDVPRRVRDPHARRTLEEWLARTGTVLSYAGWEDAGNSGAQVFAVYAQRLAQGRLTDARKLVVKVLPPRAATVREPQRHACAERLSTPYFVERRLARQLPDYPPQPLDGNGWIMFQEIAGGSLTDYRSLAALMEAGTVGAPTIAALCGQVVESVLNEWNTPRTLSFRRGTASEILSQLLGPRIEKGGTLHTWARHDPGLLERPRRSLSLPGETRPFPNPFALVTGPRTAGDENLALLAGLGHGDLHPGNVVCRHRSAHEADAHRFIDLSRFGEDAPLVCDPAHFVLSIVASRLASERAPEVRTDLARYLIDPDRHPGQQVRGGLREVIRSIHEAEKGWAEHNGRGLYAEWRSHRLLAHLACALVFTGRAWLRPEDRWWFFELAARAAEAYLALQGERTAAPARPADPRAAAARDARSGATTPAPPVVFWRTARPTAPLAYHVPRERELDAVDRLLAQREQPVIITGPPGTGKSQLALEYLDRHGGAYDFVAWLPARREELLSQVVSDLARLCGVETDAAAGTDAVMAALGRMGSWLVVLDDADRPAAVRRHLPRPGSRFTVLITSRNPLWSQLGPQHPLGDFDRAQSTLLLTRRAGQLSAHDADRVAAALGDLPLAVDQAAQQLEGSPMSAERYLALIEKHAGSTLARGLDEDVYPASLAAVVRIAVERLEEQEPDAARLVRLIACFATAALPFSLLDETAALLPPALRGAVDRTPGLLSDLVKTASQVGLVRVDRGDLHMHQLFRRLVREEWTPEVAMDRSWARRMLSATDPGDPRDPGTWRTYGALLPHVLELDLPAAPEAACHRMFLRMVHFLTVSGDARTARDLVRAAIERWSTEYGADVDLTLSATEHLARAHVQLGDHRTAVELDRRVLDHHIRRSGARNAETLTAEHNLAADLISLVSHTTGLYSDDGREVLRLQREVVDHRTELLGADHRDTLLSLHNLALVLRGTGHLVEARDTHRRAYTALVRLLGNDHPETLRAAHGLAVGLKDTGESEEARNLHEDTHRRRRAVLGPHHPDVAQSAYSHARALGAGGDHTAALALLRDAHGRALSVLGPDHPDTLRYAHWLAVSLRRTGEGERAAQLIEDTYRRRRRLLGESHLDTLRSASVHAAELRYAGDVDAARELERATRTGLARLTSGTA; this is translated from the coding sequence GTGGCTGAGGACCCCGGCGCACCACCCGGGCCGGACCACGGGGATGTGCCGCGGCGGGTACGGGACCCCCACGCCCGCCGCACGCTGGAGGAGTGGCTGGCCCGGACCGGAACGGTGCTGTCCTACGCGGGCTGGGAGGACGCGGGGAACTCCGGCGCCCAGGTGTTCGCGGTCTACGCGCAGCGCCTCGCCCAGGGGCGGCTCACCGATGCCCGCAAGCTCGTCGTCAAGGTGCTGCCACCGCGCGCCGCCACGGTCCGCGAGCCCCAACGGCACGCCTGCGCCGAGAGGTTGTCGACGCCCTACTTCGTCGAGCGCCGACTCGCACGGCAGTTGCCCGACTATCCGCCCCAGCCCCTCGACGGCAACGGCTGGATCATGTTCCAGGAGATCGCGGGCGGCAGTCTGACCGACTACCGGTCGCTGGCGGCGCTCATGGAGGCCGGAACCGTGGGCGCGCCCACGATCGCCGCGCTCTGCGGGCAGGTCGTCGAGTCGGTCCTGAACGAGTGGAACACGCCCCGGACCCTCAGCTTTCGCCGGGGGACGGCCTCCGAGATCCTCTCCCAGCTCCTCGGGCCCCGTATCGAGAAGGGCGGAACCCTTCACACCTGGGCACGTCACGACCCCGGGCTGCTGGAGAGACCGCGCCGGTCCCTCTCGCTGCCCGGTGAGACACGGCCCTTCCCCAATCCCTTCGCCCTGGTGACCGGGCCCCGTACGGCCGGCGACGAGAACCTGGCGCTGCTGGCGGGTCTGGGACACGGCGATCTGCATCCGGGCAACGTGGTGTGCCGTCATCGCTCCGCACACGAGGCGGACGCCCACCGGTTCATCGATCTGTCGAGGTTCGGCGAGGACGCGCCCCTGGTGTGCGACCCCGCCCACTTCGTTCTCTCGATCGTGGCCTCGCGGCTGGCCTCGGAGCGGGCTCCCGAGGTCCGCACCGACCTCGCCCGGTATCTCATCGACCCCGACCGGCATCCGGGGCAACAGGTGCGCGGCGGCCTGCGCGAGGTGATCCGGTCGATCCACGAGGCGGAGAAGGGCTGGGCCGAGCACAACGGCCGCGGACTGTACGCGGAATGGCGGAGCCACCGGCTGCTGGCCCACCTCGCCTGCGCCCTGGTCTTCACCGGGCGAGCCTGGCTCCGCCCGGAGGACCGTTGGTGGTTCTTCGAACTGGCCGCGCGCGCGGCCGAGGCGTATCTCGCCCTCCAGGGCGAACGGACCGCCGCTCCGGCGCGCCCGGCCGACCCCCGTGCCGCCGCTGCCCGGGACGCCCGGTCCGGCGCCACGACGCCTGCCCCGCCCGTGGTGTTCTGGCGGACCGCGCGCCCCACGGCCCCCCTCGCCTACCACGTGCCCCGCGAGCGGGAACTGGACGCCGTCGACCGGCTCCTCGCCCAGCGGGAACAGCCGGTGATCATCACCGGGCCACCCGGTACCGGCAAGTCCCAGCTGGCTCTGGAGTACCTGGACCGGCACGGCGGCGCGTACGACTTCGTCGCCTGGCTGCCCGCCCGACGCGAGGAACTGCTGTCCCAGGTGGTGTCCGACCTGGCGCGGCTCTGCGGCGTCGAGACCGACGCCGCCGCCGGGACCGACGCCGTCATGGCGGCCCTGGGCCGGATGGGCAGCTGGCTCGTCGTGCTCGACGACGCCGACCGGCCCGCCGCCGTCCGCCGTCACCTCCCGCGCCCCGGCTCGCGCTTCACCGTACTGATCACGTCACGCAACCCCCTGTGGTCCCAGCTCGGGCCCCAGCATCCGCTCGGTGACTTCGACCGCGCGCAGTCCACCCTCCTGCTCACCCGACGGGCCGGGCAGCTGTCCGCGCACGACGCCGACCGGGTCGCCGCCGCGCTGGGCGATCTGCCCCTCGCCGTGGACCAGGCCGCACAGCAGCTGGAGGGCTCTCCGATGAGCGCGGAGCGATACCTCGCGCTCATCGAGAAGCACGCCGGGAGCACCCTGGCCCGCGGGCTCGACGAGGACGTCTACCCGGCGTCCCTGGCCGCCGTCGTACGGATCGCCGTCGAACGGCTGGAGGAACAGGAACCCGACGCGGCTCGTCTCGTCCGGCTGATCGCGTGTTTCGCGACCGCCGCACTGCCCTTCTCGCTCCTCGACGAAACAGCCGCGCTGCTTCCCCCCGCCCTGCGCGGCGCCGTCGACCGGACGCCCGGCCTGCTCTCCGACCTGGTGAAAACCGCGTCCCAGGTCGGCCTGGTACGGGTCGACCGCGGTGACCTCCACATGCATCAGCTGTTCCGCAGACTCGTCCGTGAGGAATGGACACCCGAGGTGGCCATGGACCGTTCATGGGCGCGACGCATGCTGTCGGCCACCGATCCGGGTGATCCCCGCGACCCCGGCACCTGGCGGACGTACGGTGCGCTGCTGCCGCACGTCCTCGAACTCGACCTCCCCGCCGCCCCGGAGGCCGCCTGCCATCGGATGTTCCTGCGCATGGTCCACTTCCTCACCGTGAGCGGCGACGCCCGCACCGCGCGGGACCTCGTCCGGGCCGCGATCGAACGCTGGAGCACCGAGTACGGGGCCGACGTCGACCTCACGCTGTCCGCGACGGAGCACCTGGCCCGTGCCCATGTACAACTCGGCGACCACCGTACGGCGGTGGAGCTGGACCGGCGTGTGCTGGACCACCACATCCGCCGGTCGGGCGCCCGGAACGCCGAGACCCTCACCGCCGAGCACAACCTCGCGGCCGACCTCATCAGTCTCGTCTCCCACACCACGGGGCTGTACAGCGACGACGGCCGCGAGGTACTGCGGCTGCAGCGCGAGGTGGTGGACCACCGCACCGAGCTGCTCGGGGCGGACCATCGCGACACCCTCCTCTCGTTGCACAACCTGGCTCTGGTCCTGCGGGGCACCGGGCACCTGGTCGAGGCCCGGGACACCCATCGCCGCGCGTACACGGCACTGGTACGCCTGCTCGGCAACGACCACCCCGAGACCCTCCGGGCGGCCCACGGTCTCGCCGTCGGCCTCAAGGACACGGGGGAATCCGAAGAGGCCAGGAACCTGCATGAGGACACCCACCGGCGGCGCCGAGCGGTCCTCGGCCCGCATCATCCCGATGTGGCGCAGTCCGCCTACAGCCACGCCCGCGCCCTCGGCGCCGGCGGGGACCACACGGCGGCGCTCGCACTGCTCAGGGACGCGCACGGCCGGGCCCTGAGCGTCCTGGGCCCGGACCACCCCGACACCCTGCGCTACGCCCACTGGCTGGCGGTGAGTCTGCGCCGCACGGGCGAGGGGGAGCGGGCCGCCCAGCTCATCGAGGACACCTACCGGCGCCGGCGGCGCCTGCTGGGCGAGTCGCACCTCGACACCCTGCGCTCGGCGTCCGTCCACGCGGCGGAGCTGCGGTACGCCGGTGACGTGGACGCGGCCCGCGAACTGGAGCGGGCGACACGGACCGGGCTGGCACGGCTGACCAGCGGCACCGCCTGA
- a CDS encoding tetratricopeptide repeat protein: MRSATGSDTTVRPVSVLVTVTRKETAVEVDGTCVVTQEHRGLTRAVLERLWRLTLARGRRPSLTRFDPATSRTTSASTASRYAVHALGIALGEAFLGGPAADAVAHALDTSGPERPVWIGVAVSVPEFAGLPWETVLLPGAPAPLALSPRVRFYRVPTVRREPVHEPAPAHGLRILAAFADPLDEVEGVALDLEADARRIVGAVEAGVRQRHIDVEMIDGPDTLTEIRRAMGRRPRDILHLSCHARADALLLEDGRGRTHPVTARDLADAVPVGGMPRLVVLAGCSTGAGRSPDDPAPAAGEEERLSGLAAELVASGVPSVLAMTAAVSDDYAAAFCAELYSLLGRPDPADGVADPSAVLDAVAEARQRLEERHPQDHGGPADLCEWPTPALFLGAPPLPAGPRSTPRDAVPRTTPVTAPGPGPHVRPVARRAVLRDLMRLWDDGCGGLVLHGQAGVGKSTLVTQFLQRLAAPDEDVVRIAGAADASVLAEARRKVAEHPAGGPPPIVVVDDLVTEPVPGQPYARCADPVLARQLADWADDSDRCRLIITGRHRLRLPTRTGRAPASYHLGPLSPGESRLLIGRLPGLSRFPDEAVRRVLAEIGGHPAGLGLLDALVRGAAPVLPGLDDRLSDWLAAEGRSRTEVRSAGLGSAIRSTYRLLARDTGVDRLLRDLTPVQHTLLVSLSVHRHPLHPDALAEWPETRTVPARVTIDLLESRGLLATADATATQCTATHATHSSAVADRPTYFVCRWLASLLAGSEPPERMAAVHEQAARHWLDIQRSKGDTARIVLDLTESRHHFRQAGLIDEAFTMTVALVDRLRPTGAFAEMERVARESLAWTPLEDHAAAVLYDALGCAAQDAGRFTEARAHRERALELFTRVGFEDAAAIADLELGTLEEAMGEYPAARKRYERALVTFTGADDPAEVKRARHFLGSVAIATGDTAAARGHYEALLDLETAQPDAESPAGTAAALHQLGVVEHNCGRLDVAEGHYRRALTVHERLGDRTATAFGYLQLALLAQEQGDRAQATVLCRRAMRIGDEVGDVAGTAAGEHLLGMIADDAGEPGQARAHYERALAFLTLAGDRAGVGTVHHQLGVLAQGTGDTGRARDLYLRALAVAEDCGDRYGAGRSRHQLGLLSAAEGDAAGARVWHRQALDTFETIEDHDGQARALSALSERERLAGSPETAFGLALRGFVAGLECGPRTPVAATALYELADVAREVGDDRFRELLAGSLEPSEADAVVEAVRTAQDFGDPD, from the coding sequence GTGAGGTCCGCGACCGGCTCCGACACCACCGTGCGACCGGTCTCCGTCCTGGTGACGGTGACCCGCAAGGAGACCGCCGTGGAGGTCGACGGCACCTGCGTCGTCACCCAAGAGCATCGCGGACTCACCCGCGCCGTGCTGGAGCGACTGTGGAGGCTCACGCTCGCCCGGGGCCGGCGCCCGTCGCTGACCAGGTTCGACCCGGCCACGAGCAGGACCACGTCGGCGTCCACCGCGTCCCGGTACGCCGTCCACGCCCTGGGCATCGCACTCGGCGAGGCGTTCCTCGGCGGGCCCGCCGCGGACGCCGTCGCCCACGCGCTGGACACGAGCGGTCCCGAGCGGCCCGTGTGGATCGGAGTCGCGGTGTCCGTACCGGAGTTCGCCGGGCTGCCGTGGGAGACCGTGCTGCTGCCCGGGGCCCCCGCACCGCTCGCGCTGTCGCCCCGGGTCCGGTTCTACCGCGTGCCGACGGTGCGGCGGGAGCCCGTCCACGAACCCGCTCCGGCGCACGGTCTGCGGATCCTGGCCGCCTTCGCGGACCCCCTCGACGAGGTCGAGGGGGTCGCGCTGGACCTGGAGGCGGACGCACGACGGATCGTCGGCGCCGTCGAGGCGGGCGTGCGGCAGCGGCACATCGACGTCGAGATGATCGACGGCCCCGACACGCTCACCGAGATCCGCCGGGCGATGGGGCGCCGCCCCCGCGACATCCTGCACCTGTCCTGCCATGCGCGCGCGGACGCACTGCTGCTGGAGGACGGCCGTGGCCGGACCCACCCGGTGACCGCGCGGGACCTCGCCGACGCCGTCCCGGTCGGCGGCATGCCCCGGCTCGTGGTGCTGGCGGGCTGCTCCACGGGGGCCGGGCGCTCCCCGGACGACCCGGCACCGGCCGCGGGGGAGGAGGAACGGCTCAGCGGCCTCGCCGCCGAACTCGTCGCGTCCGGCGTACCGTCCGTACTGGCCATGACAGCGGCGGTGAGCGACGACTACGCCGCGGCTTTCTGCGCCGAGCTGTACTCCCTCCTGGGCCGCCCCGACCCCGCGGACGGAGTCGCGGACCCGTCGGCCGTCCTCGACGCGGTCGCCGAGGCCCGGCAGCGGCTGGAGGAACGTCACCCACAGGACCACGGCGGCCCGGCCGACCTGTGCGAATGGCCCACTCCGGCGCTGTTCCTCGGAGCGCCGCCGCTGCCCGCAGGGCCCCGGTCGACGCCCCGCGACGCCGTGCCCCGCACCACGCCGGTGACCGCCCCGGGCCCGGGCCCGCACGTACGGCCGGTGGCCCGCCGCGCCGTGCTGCGTGACCTGATGCGGCTCTGGGACGACGGGTGCGGGGGACTTGTCCTGCACGGACAGGCCGGGGTGGGCAAGTCGACGCTCGTCACCCAGTTCCTCCAGCGCCTCGCCGCCCCGGACGAGGACGTGGTGCGGATCGCGGGCGCGGCCGACGCCTCCGTCCTGGCCGAGGCGCGCCGGAAGGTGGCCGAACACCCGGCGGGCGGCCCGCCGCCGATCGTGGTCGTCGACGACCTGGTGACCGAACCGGTACCGGGTCAGCCGTACGCCCGTTGCGCCGATCCCGTGCTCGCCCGGCAGCTGGCCGACTGGGCCGACGACTCCGACCGGTGCCGGCTGATCATCACCGGTCGGCACCGGCTCCGACTCCCGACCCGGACCGGCCGCGCGCCGGCGTCCTACCACCTCGGCCCCTTGTCACCGGGCGAGTCGAGACTGCTCATCGGCCGACTGCCCGGCCTGAGCCGGTTCCCCGACGAAGCCGTGCGGCGGGTGCTGGCCGAGATCGGCGGCCATCCCGCCGGCCTGGGGCTGCTCGACGCGCTGGTACGCGGCGCCGCGCCGGTCCTGCCCGGGCTGGACGACCGGCTGTCCGACTGGCTGGCCGCCGAGGGCCGTTCGCGTACGGAGGTCCGCTCGGCCGGACTGGGGTCCGCGATTCGCTCGACGTACCGGCTGCTGGCCCGCGACACGGGGGTGGACCGGCTGCTGCGGGACCTCACGCCCGTTCAGCACACGCTGCTCGTCTCGCTGTCGGTCCACCGGCACCCCCTCCATCCGGACGCCCTCGCGGAGTGGCCGGAGACCCGTACGGTTCCGGCGCGCGTGACGATCGACCTGCTGGAGAGCCGAGGCCTGCTGGCCACCGCCGACGCCACCGCCACGCAATGCACCGCCACCCACGCCACCCACTCCTCCGCCGTCGCCGATCGGCCCACGTACTTCGTGTGCCGTTGGCTGGCCTCGCTGCTGGCCGGCTCCGAGCCGCCGGAGCGGATGGCCGCCGTCCACGAGCAAGCCGCACGGCACTGGCTGGACATCCAGCGGTCGAAGGGCGACACCGCCAGGATCGTGCTCGATCTGACCGAGAGCCGACACCACTTCCGGCAAGCGGGCCTGATCGACGAGGCGTTCACGATGACCGTGGCACTGGTCGACCGGCTGCGGCCCACCGGCGCCTTCGCCGAGATGGAGCGCGTGGCGCGGGAGTCGCTGGCGTGGACACCGTTGGAGGACCATGCCGCCGCCGTCCTGTACGACGCGTTGGGCTGCGCGGCACAGGACGCCGGGCGCTTCACCGAGGCCAGGGCACACCGGGAGCGGGCACTGGAGCTGTTCACCCGCGTCGGCTTCGAAGACGCCGCTGCGATTGCCGACCTCGAACTCGGCACACTGGAGGAGGCGATGGGGGAGTACCCGGCCGCGAGGAAGCGCTACGAGCGAGCGCTGGTGACCTTCACCGGGGCCGACGACCCGGCGGAGGTGAAGCGCGCCCGGCACTTCCTGGGCAGTGTGGCGATCGCGACGGGTGACACGGCCGCGGCCCGGGGCCACTACGAGGCGCTTCTCGACCTGGAGACCGCCCAACCCGACGCGGAGAGCCCGGCGGGGACGGCCGCCGCCCTGCACCAACTGGGTGTGGTGGAACACAACTGCGGTCGGCTGGACGTGGCGGAGGGTCACTACCGGCGCGCGCTGACCGTGCATGAACGGCTCGGCGACCGGACGGCGACCGCCTTCGGATACCTCCAGCTCGCCCTGCTGGCACAGGAACAGGGCGACCGCGCACAGGCGACCGTCCTGTGCCGGCGCGCCATGCGCATCGGGGACGAGGTGGGCGATGTGGCCGGGACCGCCGCCGGGGAACACCTGTTGGGCATGATCGCCGACGACGCCGGCGAACCGGGACAGGCCAGGGCCCACTACGAGCGGGCCCTGGCCTTCCTGACTCTCGCCGGTGACCGCGCGGGGGTGGGCACCGTCCATCACCAACTGGGCGTGCTGGCACAGGGCACGGGCGACACCGGGCGCGCCCGCGACCTGTACCTGCGGGCGCTGGCCGTCGCCGAGGACTGCGGCGACCGGTACGGCGCGGGCCGTTCCCGTCACCAGCTGGGACTGCTGTCTGCCGCCGAGGGCGACGCGGCCGGTGCGCGGGTCTGGCACCGGCAGGCCCTGGACACCTTCGAGACGATCGAGGACCACGACGGACAGGCCAGGGCGCTGTCCGCGCTCAGCGAGCGGGAGCGGCTCGCGGGGAGCCCCGAGACCGCCTTCGGCCTGGCCCTGCGCGGCTTCGTCGCGGGGCTCGAATGCGGACCACGGACACCGGTGGCGGCGACTGCCCTGTACGAACTAGCCGACGTGGCAAGGGAGGTGGGGGACGACCGGTTCCGGGAACTGCTGGCGGGGTCGCTGGAGCCCTCGGAGGCGGACGCCGTCGTCGAAGCCGTGCGCACGGCACAGGACTTCGGGGACCCGGACTGA